Proteins from a single region of Streptomyces spinoverrucosus:
- a CDS encoding DNA/RNA non-specific endonuclease yields the protein MAAKKRASTNPKPSASGQDKLIGDLKQFIRARGSSFLSDPNVSSVGIGYKETNGEPGKELALQFTVDKKVRPEELEELRTAEIPAVIDIGGGVEVPTDVVQRSYKPHFLVVDEGETPQRQRRVDPVRPGVSVGNVKVSAGTFGCIAFDRNDGSPCLLSNWHVLNGRKGELGDVVVQPGKKDDSRVALNSLGRLKRAHLGRGGDCAVSTVTDRDFAMDILDLDVTPTKLGEPQIDDKVVKSGRTTGVTHGVVSRPFAIVSIDYGAPVGVREIECFEIGPDPKHPADGDEISLPGDSGSVWMFTSRSGKPTDVMAGLHFGGEGDADPEDRALACFPQAVFDELKITLAPPDPESLEAVTGYDPGFLAVPIGTPQLNPSIKQDAVRLNGSEVVPYTHFSLALSTSRRFAFWVGWNIDGGTLKKLDRQGIDFVKDPRLPAAAQVSNELYKGRDNRLDRGHIARRADVVWGSLPEAKKANKDSFFYTNITPQMDDFNQSGRNGIWGHLEDAVFEDVRVDDLKVSVFGGPVFHEDDRVFRGVKLPREFWKVLVFSEDGKLKSKAFLLTQNLDVSEALELDEFRVFQVRLSEIQTRTRLRFPTAMTAADTLVVPESLEERVPLERQSDIDWS from the coding sequence ATGGCTGCCAAGAAGCGTGCCTCCACCAATCCCAAGCCCTCCGCAAGCGGCCAGGACAAGCTGATCGGTGACCTCAAGCAGTTCATCCGTGCCCGGGGATCGAGCTTCCTCAGCGACCCGAATGTGTCCTCGGTCGGTATCGGGTACAAGGAGACGAACGGGGAACCGGGGAAGGAACTGGCCCTTCAGTTCACGGTCGACAAAAAGGTCCGGCCGGAGGAACTGGAGGAACTGAGGACCGCCGAGATCCCCGCCGTCATCGACATAGGAGGCGGCGTCGAGGTACCGACCGACGTCGTCCAGCGCTCCTACAAGCCGCACTTCCTCGTGGTGGACGAGGGCGAGACACCGCAGCGGCAGCGGCGCGTCGATCCGGTCCGTCCCGGTGTGAGCGTCGGCAACGTCAAGGTGAGCGCCGGCACCTTCGGGTGCATCGCCTTCGACAGGAACGACGGTTCGCCCTGCCTGCTGAGCAACTGGCACGTGCTGAACGGCCGGAAGGGCGAACTCGGCGACGTGGTCGTGCAGCCCGGCAAGAAGGACGACAGCCGCGTCGCACTGAACAGCCTCGGCCGGCTCAAGCGCGCCCACCTCGGCAGGGGCGGCGACTGCGCGGTGTCGACGGTCACAGACCGTGATTTCGCCATGGACATCCTCGACCTCGATGTCACTCCGACGAAGCTGGGCGAACCGCAGATCGACGACAAGGTCGTCAAGAGCGGCCGTACCACCGGGGTCACGCACGGCGTGGTGAGCAGGCCCTTCGCCATCGTCAGCATCGACTACGGCGCGCCGGTCGGAGTGCGCGAGATCGAATGCTTCGAGATAGGCCCCGACCCCAAGCATCCGGCGGACGGCGACGAGATCAGCCTGCCCGGCGACTCCGGATCGGTCTGGATGTTCACAAGCCGCTCCGGCAAGCCCACGGACGTAATGGCCGGACTGCACTTCGGTGGTGAGGGGGACGCGGACCCCGAGGACCGCGCTCTGGCCTGCTTCCCCCAGGCGGTCTTCGACGAACTGAAGATCACCCTCGCCCCGCCGGACCCCGAATCGCTGGAGGCCGTGACCGGCTACGACCCGGGCTTCCTCGCCGTACCGATCGGCACCCCGCAGCTCAACCCGTCGATCAAGCAGGACGCCGTCCGGCTCAACGGGTCCGAGGTGGTCCCCTACACGCACTTCTCGCTGGCCCTCAGCACATCGCGGCGCTTCGCCTTCTGGGTGGGCTGGAACATCGACGGTGGCACCCTCAAGAAGCTCGACCGGCAGGGCATCGACTTCGTCAAGGACCCGCGCCTTCCGGCCGCCGCCCAGGTCAGCAACGAGCTGTACAAGGGCCGCGACAACCGGCTCGACCGCGGCCATATAGCGCGCCGCGCCGACGTGGTGTGGGGTTCGCTGCCCGAGGCGAAGAAGGCCAACAAGGACTCGTTCTTCTACACCAACATCACTCCGCAGATGGACGACTTCAACCAGAGCGGGCGCAACGGCATCTGGGGCCACCTGGAGGACGCGGTCTTCGAAGATGTCCGTGTCGACGACCTCAAGGTCAGCGTGTTCGGCGGTCCGGTCTTCCACGAGGACGACCGTGTCTTCCGGGGGGTCAAACTCCCGCGCGAGTTCTGGAAGGTGCTCGTCTTCTCCGAGGACGGCAAGCTCAAGTCCAAGGCGTTCCTGCTGACGCAGAACCTGGATGTGTCCGAGGCCCTCGAACTGGACGAGTTCCGGGTGTTCCAGGTCAGGTTGTCCGAGATCCAGACGCGAACCCGCCTGCGCTTCCCCACCGCGATGACCGCGGCGGACACGCTGGTTGTCCCGGAGTCCCTGGAGGAGCGGGTCCCGCTGGAGCGTCAGTCCGACATCGACTGGAGCTAG
- a CDS encoding CHAT domain-containing protein, producing the protein MARSQEAFDLTPDHSPQWWRACHYYEQAIAAVRPRSPEPAALSYNLAVGLRLRHDRGADARDRRRAAESLRRAARIGLAHSPQVALLAARTLGDWAAEREAWDESARAYAIGLKAMHRLVRAQTTRAQRETWLRRAQRLPARAAFAMVTAGRATRAATGVEHGRALVLSAYPDQPLDSALLLAQSALTLRDVLEQRLTSARVAVLSACESALSGTALPDEAVGLPTGLSEAGAAGVVGSPWRVPDITTTVLVSRFYQNWRQGGLEPAHYDRPCAPGTDRTPLARTSSFQVVPRGRARGWRCRRQPPLTGSSRRGIAAPPGHNGTHNASAVSHSYRSGTERVGTFVTQRVV; encoded by the coding sequence GTGGCCCGCTCCCAGGAGGCGTTCGATCTCACCCCGGACCACTCCCCGCAGTGGTGGCGTGCCTGCCACTACTACGAACAGGCGATCGCCGCGGTCCGGCCGCGCAGCCCCGAGCCGGCCGCCCTCTCGTACAACCTGGCGGTCGGCCTCCGGCTGCGCCACGACCGAGGCGCCGACGCCCGGGACCGGCGCCGGGCCGCGGAGTCGCTGCGCCGCGCCGCCCGGATCGGACTCGCACACAGCCCCCAGGTCGCACTGCTCGCCGCCCGCACCCTGGGGGACTGGGCGGCCGAACGGGAGGCGTGGGACGAGTCCGCGCGCGCGTACGCCATCGGGCTGAAGGCCATGCACCGACTGGTGCGCGCGCAGACCACCCGGGCACAGCGCGAGACCTGGCTGCGCAGGGCACAGCGGCTTCCGGCCCGCGCGGCCTTCGCCATGGTGACGGCCGGGCGGGCGACGCGGGCCGCCACCGGCGTCGAACACGGCCGGGCACTGGTGCTCTCCGCGTACCCCGATCAACCGCTGGACAGCGCGCTGCTGCTGGCGCAGAGCGCACTGACGCTGCGTGATGTGCTCGAACAACGCCTCACGTCGGCGCGTGTCGCCGTGCTGTCCGCCTGCGAGAGCGCGCTGTCGGGCACCGCCCTGCCCGACGAGGCCGTCGGACTGCCGACCGGTCTGAGCGAGGCCGGTGCGGCGGGGGTGGTCGGCAGCCCGTGGCGCGTACCCGACATCACCACCACCGTCCTCGTCTCGCGCTTCTACCAGAACTGGCGCCAGGGGGGACTGGAGCCCGCGCACTACGACAGGCCCTGCGCACCTGGGACGGATCGCACCCCACTCGCGCGAACCAGCTCTTTCCAGGTCGTTCCGAGGGGCCGGGCGCGCGGCTGGCGATGCCGGCGGCAGCCGCCGTTGACCGGATCGAGTCGGCGTGGGATCGCCGCCCCGCCGGGACATAACGGGACACACAACGCATCGGCAGTGAGCCACAGTTACCGCTCAGGTACGGAGCGAGTTGGCACTTTCGTCACACAGAGAGTCGTGTGA
- a CDS encoding nitrilase-related carbon-nitrogen hydrolase, with product MSRVIRAAVFQTAWTGDKESMIQVHEQAVRDAAAQGAQVLCFQELFYGPYFCQVQDPAFYEYAEKIPEGPIVRRFQALAKELGIVLVLPMYEEEQPGVLYNTAAVIDADGSYLGKYRKTHIPQVKGFWEKFYFRPGNSGWPVFDTAVGRIGVYICYDRHFPEGWRALGLAGAELVFNPSATSRGLSAYLWQLEQPAAAVANEYFVGAINRVGVEEYGDNDFYGTSYFVDPEAQFVGEVANDKKTELVVRDLDMAKLREVRDRWQFYRDRAPGAYGPLTTP from the coding sequence ATGAGCCGAGTGATCCGCGCCGCCGTCTTCCAGACCGCCTGGACCGGCGACAAGGAGTCGATGATCCAGGTGCACGAGCAGGCGGTGCGCGACGCCGCCGCGCAGGGCGCCCAAGTCCTGTGCTTCCAGGAACTGTTCTACGGACCGTACTTCTGCCAGGTCCAGGACCCGGCCTTCTACGAGTACGCCGAGAAGATCCCCGAGGGCCCGATCGTCCGGCGCTTCCAGGCCCTCGCGAAGGAGCTCGGCATCGTCCTCGTGCTGCCGATGTACGAGGAGGAGCAGCCCGGAGTCCTCTACAACACGGCCGCGGTGATCGACGCCGACGGCTCCTACCTCGGCAAGTACCGCAAGACGCACATCCCGCAGGTGAAGGGCTTCTGGGAGAAGTTCTACTTCCGGCCCGGCAACAGCGGCTGGCCCGTCTTCGACACCGCCGTCGGCAGGATCGGCGTGTACATCTGCTACGACCGCCACTTCCCGGAAGGCTGGCGGGCGCTGGGCCTCGCGGGGGCCGAGCTCGTCTTCAACCCGTCGGCCACCTCACGCGGACTCTCCGCCTACCTGTGGCAGCTGGAGCAGCCGGCGGCGGCCGTCGCCAACGAGTACTTCGTCGGCGCGATCAACCGGGTCGGGGTCGAGGAGTACGGCGACAACGACTTCTACGGCACCTCGTACTTCGTCGACCCCGAGGCCCAGTTCGTCGGCGAGGTGGCGAACGACAAGAAGACCGAACTCGTCGTCCGGGACCTGGACATGGCCAAGCTGCGCGAGGTCCGCGACCGCTGGCAGTTCTACCGGGACCGGGCACCGGGAGCCTACGGCCCGTTGACGACGCCGTAA
- a CDS encoding NCS1 family nucleobase:cation symporter-1, translating into MTETVPTGSPAAQKTDADGRIELAPEAFPTDSPFANEDLRPVPVAERKWTTYNFAALWISMAHCIPSWTLASGLVALGMDWKQAVFTIALANVIVLLPMLATGHAGPKYGIPFPVLARASFGLRGANVPALIRAAVACGWFGIQTWIGGSGIFALGSKLTGGEWEKAGQIAGNPWPLWLCFILFWAMQIAIIHRGMDFLRHFENWAAPFVIVGAFVLLIWIAVEANGFGELLSQPSKLGWGADFWPVFFPSLMGMIGFWATLSLNIPDFTRFGASQRAQTWGQSLGLPTTMTLFAILAVLVTSGSEVVYGEAIWDPVALAAKADNVFGLLFALITVLVATISVNIAANVVSPAYDLANLAPKFINFRTGALITGVIGILIFPWKLISTPEFYIFTWLGVVGGLLGTVAGILIADYWIVRRTVLHLADLYTPGGRYWYTAGWNWRALAAFVVGGVLAVGGSYSTVNADGVKSGPFPADGLIPFLKPLADYGWAVGLAASLLLYVALMLPRERT; encoded by the coding sequence ATGACCGAAACAGTCCCCACGGGGTCGCCCGCCGCTCAGAAGACCGATGCCGACGGCCGGATCGAACTGGCCCCCGAGGCCTTCCCCACCGACAGTCCGTTCGCCAACGAGGACCTGCGTCCCGTCCCGGTCGCCGAGCGCAAGTGGACGACGTACAACTTCGCCGCGCTGTGGATCTCCATGGCGCACTGCATCCCCAGCTGGACCCTGGCCTCCGGCCTGGTGGCGCTCGGCATGGACTGGAAGCAGGCGGTCTTCACCATCGCCCTGGCCAACGTCATCGTGCTGCTGCCGATGCTGGCCACCGGCCATGCCGGCCCCAAGTACGGCATACCCTTCCCGGTGCTGGCCCGCGCCTCCTTCGGGCTGCGCGGCGCCAACGTCCCGGCGCTGATCCGAGCGGCGGTGGCGTGCGGCTGGTTCGGCATCCAGACCTGGATCGGCGGCAGCGGCATCTTCGCCCTCGGTTCCAAACTCACCGGCGGTGAGTGGGAGAAGGCCGGGCAGATCGCCGGGAACCCGTGGCCGTTGTGGCTGTGTTTCATCCTGTTCTGGGCGATGCAGATCGCCATCATCCACCGCGGCATGGACTTCCTGCGGCACTTCGAGAACTGGGCGGCGCCCTTCGTGATCGTCGGTGCCTTCGTGCTGCTGATCTGGATAGCGGTGGAGGCGAACGGATTCGGCGAGTTGCTGTCGCAGCCCTCCAAGCTCGGCTGGGGCGCGGACTTCTGGCCGGTCTTCTTCCCGTCCCTCATGGGCATGATCGGCTTCTGGGCCACCCTGTCCCTCAACATCCCCGACTTCACCCGCTTCGGCGCCAGCCAGCGCGCCCAGACCTGGGGTCAGTCGCTGGGCCTGCCCACGACGATGACGCTGTTCGCCATCCTCGCCGTGCTGGTCACCTCCGGCTCCGAGGTGGTCTACGGCGAGGCGATCTGGGACCCGGTCGCCCTCGCCGCCAAGGCGGACAACGTCTTCGGGCTGCTCTTCGCGCTCATCACCGTGCTGGTCGCCACCATCTCCGTGAACATCGCGGCCAACGTGGTCTCGCCGGCGTACGACCTGGCCAACCTGGCGCCGAAGTTCATCAACTTCCGTACCGGCGCGCTGATCACGGGCGTCATCGGCATCCTGATCTTCCCGTGGAAGCTGATCTCGACGCCCGAGTTCTACATCTTCACCTGGCTCGGCGTGGTCGGCGGCCTGCTCGGCACGGTCGCGGGCATCCTGATCGCCGACTACTGGATCGTCCGGCGTACGGTCCTGCACCTGGCCGACTTGTACACGCCGGGCGGGCGTTACTGGTACACCGCCGGCTGGAACTGGCGGGCGCTGGCGGCGTTCGTGGTCGGCGGCGTGCTGGCCGTCGGCGGGTCGTACTCCACCGTGAACGCGGACGGCGTGAAGTCCGGCCCCTTCCCGGCGGACGGTCTGATCCCGTTCCTGAAGCCGCTCGCGGACTACGGCTGGGCGGTGGGCCTGGCGGCGTCGCTGCTGCTGTACGTGGCGCTGATGCTGCCGCGCGAACGGACCTGA
- a CDS encoding haloacid dehalogenase type II yields the protein MPADGHHVIVFDVNETLSDLTPLRLRFEDIGAPGHLMPTWFAGVLRDGFALTIAGAYADFAAVGRDGVRAVLSGVEGWTGDVDAAAQHVLDGFAHLDVHPDVPDGVRQLSAAGYRLVAMTNGSAALTERLLSRAGLLDRFAAVLDVGGPRCWKPAPAAYRYAVDRAGVQPDQALMVAVHPWDIDGARRAGLGGAWLRRGVPAYPRTMSAPTHIAQDLRELADALVTPRT from the coding sequence ATGCCTGCCGACGGTCATCACGTCATCGTCTTCGATGTCAACGAGACGCTCAGTGATCTCACCCCGCTGCGTCTCCGGTTCGAGGACATCGGCGCCCCCGGGCATCTGATGCCGACCTGGTTCGCCGGGGTACTGCGAGACGGATTCGCGCTGACGATCGCCGGGGCGTACGCGGACTTCGCGGCCGTCGGGCGCGACGGAGTACGGGCGGTGCTGTCCGGCGTGGAGGGCTGGACAGGGGACGTGGACGCGGCAGCCCAGCACGTCCTGGACGGCTTCGCCCACCTGGACGTGCACCCCGATGTCCCGGACGGTGTACGGCAGTTGAGTGCCGCGGGCTACCGGCTGGTGGCCATGACCAACGGCAGCGCCGCCCTGACCGAACGGCTGCTTTCCAGGGCGGGACTGCTGGACCGCTTCGCGGCCGTGCTCGACGTGGGCGGCCCGCGCTGCTGGAAGCCCGCCCCGGCCGCCTACCGGTACGCCGTCGACCGGGCCGGAGTACAACCGGACCAGGCCCTGATGGTCGCCGTGCATCCCTGGGACATCGACGGAGCACGACGAGCCGGACTGGGCGGCGCCTGGCTACGGCGCGGAGTCCCCGCCTATCCCCGGACGATGTCCGCGCCCACTCACATCGCCCAGGACCTGCGAGAACTCGCCGACGCTCTGGTCACACCCCGCACCTGA
- the hydA gene encoding dihydropyrimidinase: MTRTVIRGGLVVTASDEIHADVLIEDGRIAALATSGTPAAQAFTAERTLDATGKYVIPGGVDVHTHMELPFGGTFASDTFETGTRAAAWGGTTTIVDFAVQSVGQSLREGLDAWHAKAEGNCAIDYGFHMIVSDVNEETLKEMDLLIEEGVTSFKQFMAYPGVFYSDDGQILRAMQRSADNGGLIMMHAENGIAIDVLVEQALARGETDPRHHGEVRKALLEAEATHRAIRLAQVAGAPLYVVHVSAMEAVAELTRARDQGLNVFGETCPQYLFLSTDNLAEPDFEGAKYVCSTPLRPREHQAELWKGLRTNDLQVVSTDHCPFCFVGQKDLGRGDFSKIPNGLPGVENRMDLLHQAVLDGHISRRRWIEIACATPARMFGMYPKKGTIAPGADADVVIYDPHAEQVMSAETHHMNVDYSAYEGKRVTGRVETVLSRGVPVITEREYTGHAGHGLYTPRSTCQYLN; the protein is encoded by the coding sequence ATGACCCGTACAGTGATCCGCGGCGGCCTAGTTGTCACCGCCTCCGACGAGATCCACGCCGACGTCCTGATCGAGGACGGCCGCATCGCCGCCCTCGCCACCTCCGGCACTCCCGCGGCGCAGGCCTTCACCGCCGAGCGCACGCTCGACGCCACCGGCAAGTACGTCATCCCGGGCGGCGTCGACGTCCACACCCACATGGAGCTGCCGTTCGGCGGCACCTTCGCCTCCGACACCTTCGAGACCGGCACCCGGGCCGCCGCCTGGGGCGGCACCACGACGATCGTCGACTTCGCGGTGCAGAGCGTCGGTCAATCGCTGCGCGAGGGCCTGGACGCCTGGCACGCCAAGGCGGAGGGCAACTGCGCGATCGACTACGGCTTCCACATGATCGTCTCCGATGTGAACGAGGAGACGCTGAAGGAGATGGATCTGCTGATCGAGGAAGGCGTCACCTCGTTCAAGCAGTTCATGGCCTACCCGGGCGTCTTCTACTCCGACGACGGCCAGATCCTGCGCGCCATGCAGCGCTCCGCCGACAACGGCGGGCTGATCATGATGCACGCGGAGAACGGCATCGCCATCGACGTGCTGGTCGAGCAGGCCCTCGCCCGAGGCGAGACCGACCCGCGCCACCACGGCGAGGTGCGCAAGGCGCTGCTGGAGGCGGAGGCCACCCACCGCGCGATCCGGCTCGCGCAGGTCGCCGGAGCGCCCCTGTATGTCGTGCACGTCTCGGCGATGGAGGCGGTCGCCGAGCTGACCAGGGCACGGGACCAGGGGCTCAACGTCTTCGGCGAGACCTGCCCGCAGTATCTGTTCCTGTCGACCGACAACCTCGCCGAACCCGATTTCGAGGGCGCCAAGTACGTCTGCTCGACGCCGCTGCGACCGCGCGAGCACCAGGCGGAGCTGTGGAAGGGCCTGCGCACCAACGACCTCCAGGTCGTCTCCACCGACCACTGCCCCTTCTGCTTCGTCGGGCAGAAGGACCTCGGCCGCGGTGACTTCTCCAAGATCCCCAACGGGCTGCCGGGCGTGGAGAACCGTATGGACCTGCTCCACCAGGCCGTCCTCGACGGGCACATCTCGCGCCGCCGCTGGATCGAGATCGCCTGCGCCACCCCGGCCCGGATGTTCGGCATGTACCCGAAGAAGGGCACCATCGCGCCGGGCGCCGACGCCGACGTCGTGATCTACGACCCGCACGCCGAGCAGGTGATGTCGGCCGAGACGCACCACATGAACGTCGACTACTCGGCGTACGAGGGAAAGCGCGTCACCGGCCGCGTCGAGACCGTGCTCTCGCGTGGCGTGCCCGTCATCACCGAGCGGGAGTACACCGGGCACGCCGGGCACGGGCTGTACACCCCCCGCTCCACCTGTCAGTACCTCAACTAG
- a CDS encoding TIGR03842 family LLM class F420-dependent oxidoreductase produces the protein MDFGLVLQTDPPASRVVSLMKRAERNGFTYGWTFDSAVLWQEPFVIYSQILANTQKLTVGPMVTNPGTRTWEVTASTFATLNDMFGNRTVCGIGRGDSAMRVAGRKPNTLARISEAMKVIRALGSGQEADLGGTVIRFPWIRPGARLPVWMAAYGPKALKMTGEEADGFILQLADLYLTEYMVKAVKDAAVAAGRDPAEVTICVAAPAYVTEDDSPEALAHAREQCRWFGGMVGNHVADLVAKYGEHSAAVPDELTDYIKAREGYDYSHHGRSGNPDTRFVPDEIVDRFCLIGTPRMHIEKLKKLRELGVDQFAVYDMHDAQEAVIDAYGTQVIPAVNA, from the coding sequence ATGGACTTCGGACTCGTGCTGCAGACCGACCCGCCGGCCTCGCGGGTGGTCTCCCTGATGAAACGCGCCGAGCGCAACGGGTTCACGTACGGCTGGACCTTCGACTCGGCCGTGCTCTGGCAGGAGCCGTTCGTGATCTACAGCCAGATCCTCGCGAACACGCAGAAGCTGACGGTCGGCCCGATGGTGACCAACCCGGGCACCCGCACCTGGGAGGTCACCGCCTCCACCTTCGCCACCCTCAACGACATGTTCGGCAACCGCACGGTGTGCGGTATCGGGCGCGGCGACTCGGCGATGCGGGTGGCCGGCCGCAAGCCCAACACGCTGGCCCGGATCAGCGAGGCCATGAAGGTCATCCGGGCGCTGGGCAGCGGCCAGGAGGCCGACCTCGGCGGCACGGTGATCAGGTTTCCGTGGATCAGGCCGGGCGCCCGGCTCCCCGTGTGGATGGCGGCATACGGGCCCAAGGCGCTGAAGATGACCGGTGAGGAGGCGGACGGGTTCATCCTCCAGCTCGCCGACCTGTATCTCACCGAGTACATGGTCAAGGCGGTCAAGGACGCGGCCGTCGCCGCCGGGCGGGACCCGGCCGAGGTGACCATCTGTGTGGCCGCCCCCGCCTACGTCACCGAGGACGACTCGCCCGAGGCGCTCGCACACGCGCGCGAGCAGTGCCGGTGGTTCGGCGGGATGGTCGGCAACCATGTGGCCGACCTGGTCGCCAAGTACGGCGAACACTCGGCGGCCGTACCCGACGAGCTCACCGACTACATCAAGGCCCGCGAGGGCTACGACTACTCCCACCACGGGCGCAGCGGAAACCCCGACACCCGGTTCGTGCCGGACGAGATCGTCGACCGGTTCTGCCTCATCGGTACGCCTCGGATGCACATCGAGAAGCTGAAGAAGCTGCGCGAGCTCGGCGTCGACCAGTTCGCGGTGTACGACATGCACGATGCGCAGGAGGCCGTCATCGACGCGTACGGCACGCAGGTCATCCCCGCGGTCAACGCCTGA
- a CDS encoding PucR family transcriptional regulator — MTTPLESWEPLAPALSVRQVLTLERVLAGEPEVVAGASQLDRPVRWVHVAEAADVGVMLSGGEMVLTTGVLLAGDPDKQAEYVRSLHRAEAAAVVLGLGRAFPAAPDAMRRVAERCGLPMVVLHRPFPFAELTEEVQSRLVRRKFAAVSLSEAVRTELTALITSGAPLQRLLDEVARHSACPVVVTNLAHRVLATAGERPAVDDVLRDWERIARQAGGGEGDGWIRAELSGRGEQWGRIVLCGYRGDTAAGRLLADRAAEALVLHRMLGGPSGSWEEQSAQSLLTDLVSGVVPARQLLPRARAAGLPVNRRTFVPLVVRDREPEQLDRVLRLLGLPGIAAELADGATAVLLSLARDQDAEALTAHFAARLRSTSGPVVAAAAPRTAWDDVPAGLREAQHVADAVADSSAALDLPAVVHLKDVHLRGLVRLLRDDPHVQSFAERELDGLLGGRDAEVVALLAVLRTYLATGRNKSRTAQLHHVSRPALYRRLEAIQARLGVDLDDFEQAASVHIALLAHDAQQG; from the coding sequence ATGACCACCCCCCTGGAGTCCTGGGAGCCCCTGGCACCGGCCCTGTCCGTCCGACAGGTCCTCACCCTGGAACGGGTGCTCGCCGGGGAGCCCGAAGTGGTGGCCGGCGCGAGCCAGTTGGACCGGCCGGTGCGCTGGGTGCACGTCGCCGAGGCCGCCGACGTCGGAGTGATGCTCAGCGGCGGCGAGATGGTCCTCACCACCGGCGTCCTGCTCGCCGGTGACCCGGACAAGCAGGCCGAGTACGTCCGGTCGCTGCACCGCGCGGAGGCGGCGGCCGTCGTCCTCGGCCTCGGCCGCGCCTTCCCCGCCGCGCCGGACGCGATGCGGCGGGTCGCCGAGCGGTGCGGGCTGCCCATGGTCGTCCTGCACCGCCCCTTCCCCTTCGCCGAGCTCACCGAGGAGGTCCAGTCCCGGCTGGTGCGGCGGAAGTTCGCCGCCGTCAGCCTCTCCGAGGCGGTACGCACCGAACTCACCGCGCTGATCACCTCCGGCGCCCCCTTGCAACGCCTGCTCGACGAGGTGGCCCGGCACAGCGCCTGCCCCGTCGTCGTCACCAACCTCGCCCACCGCGTCCTCGCCACGGCGGGGGAGCGGCCGGCCGTCGACGACGTGCTGCGCGACTGGGAGCGCATCGCCCGCCAGGCCGGCGGCGGCGAGGGCGACGGCTGGATCCGCGCCGAGCTGAGCGGGCGCGGGGAGCAGTGGGGACGGATCGTGCTGTGCGGTTACCGGGGTGACACCGCCGCCGGGCGACTGCTCGCCGACCGCGCCGCCGAGGCCCTCGTGCTGCACCGCATGCTCGGCGGGCCGTCGGGCAGCTGGGAGGAGCAGTCGGCGCAGAGCCTGCTGACGGACCTGGTCAGTGGCGTCGTACCCGCACGGCAGTTGCTGCCCAGGGCACGGGCGGCCGGGCTGCCGGTCAACCGGCGCACCTTCGTTCCGCTGGTCGTACGCGACCGCGAGCCGGAGCAACTCGACCGCGTGCTGCGCCTGCTGGGCCTGCCCGGCATCGCCGCCGAACTCGCCGACGGGGCCACCGCCGTGCTGCTCAGCCTCGCCCGGGACCAGGACGCCGAGGCGCTCACCGCCCACTTCGCGGCCCGGCTGCGGTCCACGTCAGGACCCGTGGTGGCCGCCGCGGCACCGCGCACCGCCTGGGACGACGTGCCCGCCGGGCTGCGCGAGGCACAGCACGTCGCCGACGCCGTGGCGGACTCCTCGGCAGCGCTGGACCTCCCGGCCGTCGTCCACCTGAAGGACGTACACCTGCGGGGCCTGGTCCGGCTGCTGCGGGACGACCCGCATGTGCAGTCCTTCGCGGAGCGGGAGCTGGACGGGCTGCTCGGCGGCCGGGACGCAGAGGTGGTGGCGCTGCTCGCCGTGTTGCGCACCTATCTCGCCACCGGCCGCAACAAGTCCCGTACCGCACAGCTGCACCATGTCTCGCGCCCCGCGCTCTACCGCCGTCTGGAGGCCATACAGGCGCGGCTCGGGGTGGACCTCGACGACTTCGAACAGGCCGCGTCGGTGCACATCGCCCTCCTCGCACACGACGCGCAACAGGGGTGA